The region CTTCATCAATTCCCATTTTTTATTCCTTTAGTATCATGAAGTCTGATGGTTTCCCTCCTAAAACCATTCTATGGTATTCTTCCCCGCTGCTTGTGGTTACCATTTCAATTTTCCCTTGAGCTATAACCCACTCCCCCCTTCTGGCTTGTTCGCAGAATCTACCTCTAAATGACGTTATTTCCACCAACTTTTTCGGGTTGCACTCCCCCTCAATTAACTCTACATTGGATATACTGTACTTGCATGGTGTGAATATTGCGTATTTATCGTCTTCAATTAATGCTTTTACCCTTGCATAACCAATAGTTCTATATAATTTATCACCATACTTTTCTTCAACTTCATCCCAATCCAGTATGAATCTTATGAAGAATTCCCTGTTTAGGAATTCCCCTTGTGAAACCTTTCTCCTCTCAATTTTTTGGAAGTCTTCGAAGGTCATCCATGTATCCTTCACCCTAAATTCGTATAGTTTCCTCAATTTTTCCTTATCATACTTTCTGAATCCCATCCTTCCTTCTTCCAATAATTTTTTCAGTTCTTCGTATACTGTTGTGCAGTTTTTCCATCCATAAATCGTTATGTCTATGTCTGAGTCTTTTGTGTGTAGGTTTACGAGTATTGAGCCTGTAACTCCCATCTTCCCTATTGGTACTTGTGTTATGTCATGTAGTGTTTCGATCATTTTTAGTGCGCAGTTTTCAGTTTCATCCAATACATCTTTATCCATCAATTCCATAACCTTCCATTCTGGTTTATAGTGTTTCATTATTAGGTTTGTGGGTATGCTTTCCATCCATTCCCCGAAGATTTCATCGTAATGCATGTATTGTGGATACTTATCTCTTACAATTCTATCTCTATTGGTTAATGAGTAAACCTTCTTATATCTCCTTCCACCTCTAACCCTTTCACCTAATGGGTCTTCTATGTATCTTAGGTATGCAATAATTCTTCTTGGTGGATGTATTAACCCCTTTACGTCGAATATTAATCCTTCTATGGTTTCTATGAAATCTCCTTCACGGGCTTTTACTTCCTCCATTCCTTAATCATCTCATGAACTTTTAATATTTTAATCCCATTAGTAGGGCTATCATTATTGATGTTGCTGTTAGGTCTGCTGTTGTTCCTGGATTGTAATCGTCACCCAACTTTTGTAGTTCGTCGTCGAATTTCCAGAGTTTCACCTTCCCCTCTTCAGTTGTTAATCCACCTAAATTCAGTATTTCCCTTGCAGTTTCCGATATCCATTCTGTTTCCTTTATTCCAATTTCAACTGCCCTCTTTATGTCTCTAACCTTCTTTAATCCAATCTTCCTAGCTATGAATGTATCCGGATATTCTGATAGTATTCTTAGGAATGTGTGTACTATTGCTATGTTTATATCCCTAGTCTTCTGATATACTTCCATCAATTCTTTGTATCCCAATTCTGATGATATTTCTAATCCATTTGATAATTCCTTTGCAACTGTGTCGTAGGATGATGATTCCCTCATGACATCTATTAATTTGATATCCTCATTGATAATCTTCCTCCTAAAATTCTTGTCATATATGTCTGGGAATTTACCATCCTTAACTTCGCCTAAGTCTTTTGGTGTGCCAGCTATTCTTATGGCTTCATATACGTTTATAGTGTCTGTGGCTGTTGTTGAATTCATTATTTCCATGAAATTCTTCCTCAATTGTGGTATTGAAATTTCACCCTCCTCCATATATGTTTTCGCTGCTGCTGTGGATAGTGGTATGAAGAGTAGGCATATCCCCAGATGGGTATTCCCATCCATATGTGATTTTGCAACATCAATTACAGCTTTCCTTATAAGTCTACCAACACCTATCTTTGAAATCTCTATCTTCCCCCTCGAAGCCATAACCCCCCTCTTAGCTGATAATTCCACTGATGATCCTAAGGCTATGGCTCCAGCTAAGAAGTGTTCATAACGTGTATCGGGGTGATCTCTAGTTCTATGGACATTTCCAGGTTTAGGGTATCCGCTCACTTCAAGTATTGATGCCAATTGAGCTGAATTTCTAATGTGTTCAATTACCCCTTTCACCTTCATACCATCACACTCAACCCTAAACTTAATTGTAAACCCCTATTAATAGAGTTTAGTTTTAAACCTTTTCAATTGGTTGAAGCAATAAATATATTTGGAATTAACCATTAGTAGGTGGGGGTTTAGTTTGAAGCTTTATGAGTTTGAGGGTAAGAGGATCTTTTCAGAATTCAATATCCCTATTCCAAGGGGAGCTTTAGCTTCCAGCGTTGAGGAGGCTTGCGTTAAGGCTTTGGAAATTGGGTTTCCATGTGTAGTTAAAGCTCAAGTGCTTGTTGGTGGTAGGGGGAAGGCTGGTGGGATAAAGGTTGCTAGATCCACTGATGAAGTTAAGGCTGTTGCTTCGAAAATGTTTTCTGAGGGGGTTAAGGGGGTTCCTGTTAGGAGGGTTCTTGTGGAGGAGGCTGTTAACATTGTTAAGGAATACTATGTTTCCATTACTGTGGATCGTTCTGCTAGGAGCTATGTTTACCTTGCATCCATTGAGGGTGGTGTGGATATTGAGGAGATTGCTGTCACTAAACCTGAATCTATAGTTAGAGTTTACGTTGACCCATTGATTGGGCTTAGGGATTATCATGTTAGGAGGATT is a window of Candidatus Methanomethylicota archaeon DNA encoding:
- a CDS encoding triphosphoribosyl-dephospho-CoA synthase, with translation MKVKGVIEHIRNSAQLASILEVSGYPKPGNVHRTRDHPDTRYEHFLAGAIALGSSVELSAKRGVMASRGKIEISKIGVGRLIRKAVIDVAKSHMDGNTHLGICLLFIPLSTAAAKTYMEEGEISIPQLRKNFMEIMNSTTATDTINVYEAIRIAGTPKDLGEVKDGKFPDIYDKNFRRKIINEDIKLIDVMRESSSYDTVAKELSNGLEISSELGYKELMEVYQKTRDINIAIVHTFLRILSEYPDTFIARKIGLKKVRDIKRAVEIGIKETEWISETAREILNLGGLTTEEGKVKLWKFDDELQKLGDDYNPGTTADLTATSIMIALLMGLKY